A window from Leptothermofonsia sichuanensis E412 encodes these proteins:
- a CDS encoding DUF3598 family protein — MALFQIAETDGLGIPSLTCNEFKVPLAFLRNCGTWEGVARRISPTGALMDEHLVRVTIEINGSQYVQTNTVRIDTPREVTAHYYGDFREGTLVFPLTDEVYTLGGEKATGFSGIAWAITDDLIVYRGSRTLQGCKTFYNELIALTTLNHRVRTTQLFEDGVYKLVTMIEETKSTIPTQ, encoded by the coding sequence ATGGCTCTCTTTCAAATCGCTGAAACGGATGGACTGGGCATTCCCAGCTTGACCTGCAACGAGTTCAAGGTTCCCCTTGCCTTTCTCCGCAACTGTGGGACATGGGAAGGCGTTGCCCGCCGGATCAGCCCGACGGGAGCGCTCATGGATGAACATCTGGTACGGGTCACCATTGAGATCAACGGTTCACAGTATGTGCAGACCAACACTGTCCGTATTGATACCCCCAGGGAAGTAACCGCCCACTACTATGGCGATTTTCGTGAGGGAACCCTGGTTTTTCCACTGACCGACGAAGTCTATACCCTGGGCGGGGAAAAGGCAACGGGCTTTTCTGGCATTGCCTGGGCAATCACAGACGATTTGATTGTTTACCGGGGAAGCCGCACATTACAGGGCTGTAAAACCTTTTATAACGAATTGATTGCCCTGACAACACTGAATCATCGGGTGCGTACAACGCAACTGTTTGAGGATGGAGTCTACAAACTGGTTACGATGATTGAAGAGACGAAAAGCACTATTCCGACTCAGTAA
- a CDS encoding pentapeptide repeat-containing protein — protein MQMITISKAIVLLSSSALVGCFPTFNVGQPQADASPQAAVSSQVAVSPPSTQTTAQQPGKDQAIAQAMAGREALNQLHSTKQCPGCDLQGANLENADLSGANLQNANLTRADLEKANLSNANLSGANLQNADLEDAILTGANLQNANFTGADLEDANFTGADVTGASFTGAKLKGVIGLNR, from the coding sequence ATGCAAATGATCACAATTTCAAAGGCGATCGTCCTACTAAGCTCCAGCGCCTTAGTGGGGTGTTTTCCAACATTCAACGTTGGACAACCGCAAGCTGACGCTTCACCGCAAGCGGCTGTTTCATCGCAAGTAGCTGTTTCGCCACCTTCAACACAAACCACGGCTCAACAACCGGGCAAGGATCAAGCAATCGCGCAAGCAATGGCTGGGCGTGAAGCCCTGAATCAATTGCATTCAACCAAACAATGTCCCGGGTGTGACCTTCAGGGTGCCAATTTGGAGAACGCTGATCTCAGCGGTGCAAACTTGCAAAATGCCAACCTGACTCGAGCTGATCTGGAGAAAGCCAATTTAAGCAACGCCAATCTGAGCGGTGCAAATTTGCAAAATGCTGATCTAGAAGATGCAATTCTAACCGGTGCAAATTTGCAAAATGCTAATTTTACAGGAGCTGATTTAGAAGATGCCAATTTTACAGGGGCTGATGTCACGGGTGCCAGCTTTACTGGGGCTAAACTGAAAGGAGTGATTGGGTTAAATCGATAG
- a CDS encoding MFS transporter, translating into MPDITSLFTQPWINQRWVAQVPVSPQPITPEAASVLFSGPQFFIALISGLLLAFAMQLLLTNLSVATGISYLGRLSSPVSDEPDSDIEDMGTTIRKIGMGVGIWTLVTVTISLFIACFLAVQLSLLSNNAVLGAIIGLVIWAAYFTLLVWVSSSTVGSLVGSVVNAATSGFQAIFGAATAAIGSRAAKKQVVSTAEAVAAAVRHELGSGIDPTSIRESIEDYVHRIQLPRFDLAQIRRDFEVLLNDPEIAQLADSDRLRHIDRQTFVDLVSHRTDFSREEVNRIADLLEGVWQQTVGRRSQRDSMAEIVDYLQSTRPGDLQIQELNARLDRLLAERSRSEPSGTSPEKSAGFLQQSLQVGLNAIVGMLIGRTDVSDLDLENVISRLKDAPDRISAQTNNVVAQLKAATSDTPAYSPIRSDVEQYLLNKYSWQMNPATINREFREVLYDPSADPGAIAQQLSQLNRSYFAELLGSRGVFTEAKIQQIADQLESIRRDVFAGAVTAREIEVEVDLKQRVEIYLTLTPKEQLVSEGILPAFKALLEDEEADDATLQHRLQPYHRGTLRAILLRRSDVTPTEAEIILNALEATRDRVLFESRSLNEQASQKLAEFQRRLESYLRNTGKSELNPEGIKQDLQLLLNDPQLGLQALRYRAAHIDRDTLVQLLRQREDISEAEANRILDDVESTWYRFIHSPRILVDAAKDQYDQTVNAIADYLRRTNLEELNPEGIQRDLKTLLEDPKQGSYALRKRLSKIDRETLVRLLSQREDLNEAQVNRAIDQTLAAIRQLIRSPRRLALRTQQTVMDFEASIEDYLRHTEKEELNPEGIKRDLELLVQSPREGLHSLGDRLSRFDRSTLVALLAQRPDMTEAEANRIVDQIESVRDQVRQIQARIQEVIDRIFARLRNYLNSLNRPELNYDGIQQDVRTLFDDPQAGFEALRARLSAFDRDTLVAILSSRRDISEADANRVIDQIEAARNNVLQRAERIQMEAQRRLETVKRQAQLQMEETRKAAAAAAWWLFMTALISAVAAAGAGAIAAS; encoded by the coding sequence ATGCCTGACATTACATCTTTATTCACACAGCCCTGGATCAATCAGCGTTGGGTTGCCCAAGTACCCGTTTCCCCACAGCCAATCACACCGGAAGCAGCATCGGTCTTATTTTCAGGACCCCAATTTTTTATTGCTTTAATTTCGGGTCTGCTACTTGCGTTTGCAATGCAGCTTTTACTGACCAATTTGTCTGTTGCAACAGGGATTTCCTACCTGGGGCGTTTATCTTCTCCAGTTTCAGACGAGCCAGATTCTGATATCGAAGATATGGGGACAACCATTCGCAAAATTGGGATGGGAGTCGGCATCTGGACCCTGGTAACGGTCACAATTTCATTGTTTATCGCCTGTTTCCTCGCTGTTCAATTAAGTCTACTGTCTAATAACGCCGTATTGGGTGCCATTATTGGTCTGGTGATTTGGGCAGCCTACTTTACACTTCTGGTGTGGGTCAGCTCAAGTACTGTCGGGTCTTTAGTGGGTTCAGTCGTCAATGCGGCAACTTCCGGTTTTCAGGCAATCTTTGGAGCCGCCACCGCTGCCATTGGTAGTCGAGCGGCCAAGAAACAGGTTGTTTCAACCGCAGAAGCCGTTGCTGCTGCCGTTCGGCATGAATTGGGTTCCGGCATTGATCCTACCAGCATTCGCGAGTCCATTGAGGACTATGTCCATCGGATTCAACTACCGCGCTTTGATCTGGCGCAAATTCGGCGCGATTTTGAAGTGTTATTGAATGATCCTGAAATTGCCCAACTTGCAGACAGCGATCGCCTGCGCCATATTGACCGCCAGACCTTTGTAGATCTGGTCAGCCATCGGACCGATTTCAGCCGGGAAGAAGTAAATCGTATTGCCGATCTGCTGGAAGGGGTGTGGCAGCAAACTGTAGGGCGTCGATCGCAGCGGGATTCCATGGCAGAAATAGTCGATTACCTGCAATCCACCAGACCAGGAGATTTACAAATTCAGGAATTGAATGCCAGGTTAGACCGCCTGCTGGCAGAGCGATCGCGATCTGAGCCGTCAGGAACTTCACCTGAAAAGTCGGCTGGTTTTTTACAACAAAGTCTGCAAGTCGGCTTGAATGCAATCGTTGGCATGTTAATTGGGCGCACCGACGTTTCCGATCTGGATCTGGAGAATGTGATCAGCCGCTTAAAAGATGCTCCAGACAGAATTTCAGCGCAAACGAACAACGTGGTCGCCCAACTCAAGGCAGCAACGTCTGACACCCCTGCCTACAGTCCCATTCGCAGTGATGTGGAACAGTACTTACTGAATAAGTACTCCTGGCAGATGAACCCGGCAACGATTAATCGAGAATTCCGCGAGGTGCTCTATGACCCCAGTGCCGATCCGGGGGCCATTGCGCAACAGTTATCCCAACTGAACCGCTCCTATTTTGCGGAATTGCTGGGGTCTAGAGGCGTATTTACAGAGGCAAAGATCCAGCAAATTGCAGATCAATTGGAGTCCATTCGCCGGGATGTCTTTGCAGGAGCAGTCACTGCGAGAGAAATTGAAGTTGAAGTTGACCTGAAACAACGGGTTGAAATCTACCTGACCCTGACGCCCAAAGAGCAACTTGTCTCCGAAGGCATCCTGCCAGCCTTTAAGGCTCTGCTGGAAGATGAGGAAGCCGACGATGCAACGCTCCAGCACCGATTGCAGCCCTATCACCGGGGAACCTTACGGGCCATTCTTCTACGCCGTTCGGATGTCACCCCGACTGAGGCAGAGATTATTCTGAATGCCCTGGAAGCCACCCGCGATCGCGTCCTGTTTGAATCCCGCTCCCTGAATGAGCAGGCCAGCCAGAAATTGGCTGAATTCCAGAGACGGCTGGAATCTTACCTGCGTAACACGGGGAAGTCAGAACTCAATCCAGAGGGGATTAAGCAAGATCTGCAACTGCTATTGAACGACCCTCAGTTGGGCTTACAGGCACTCCGATACCGGGCTGCTCACATTGACCGCGACACGCTGGTGCAACTGCTGCGCCAGCGGGAAGACATCAGCGAAGCAGAAGCCAATCGAATTCTGGATGATGTGGAATCCACCTGGTATCGCTTTATTCATTCGCCGCGCATCCTGGTTGATGCGGCAAAAGACCAGTATGACCAGACCGTGAACGCAATTGCCGACTATCTCCGACGGACGAATCTGGAAGAACTCAATCCGGAGGGGATTCAACGTGATCTGAAAACCCTCTTAGAAGACCCTAAACAGGGAAGCTATGCCTTACGGAAACGCCTGTCTAAGATTGACCGGGAAACACTGGTACGCTTACTCAGTCAGCGAGAAGACCTGAACGAGGCACAGGTCAATCGAGCCATCGATCAAACCTTAGCCGCCATTCGGCAACTTATCCGATCTCCCCGTCGTCTGGCATTGCGGACTCAGCAAACGGTGATGGATTTTGAAGCCAGCATTGAGGACTACCTGCGCCATACTGAAAAAGAAGAACTCAACCCTGAAGGGATTAAGCGCGACCTGGAACTGCTGGTTCAGTCGCCCAGGGAAGGCTTGCACAGCCTGGGCGATCGCCTCTCCCGGTTCGACCGCTCCACACTGGTTGCGCTACTGGCTCAGCGCCCAGACATGACAGAAGCAGAAGCCAATCGGATTGTAGATCAAATCGAATCCGTGCGTGATCAGGTGCGGCAGATTCAAGCCAGGATTCAGGAAGTAATTGACCGGATCTTTGCGCGCCTTCGCAATTACCTCAACTCCCTGAATCGCCCTGAACTCAACTACGACGGGATTCAGCAGGATGTACGAACCCTGTTTGATGACCCGCAGGCAGGCTTTGAAGCATTACGAGCACGCCTCAGCGCTTTTGACCGGGATACCCTGGTTGCCATTCTCAGTTCCCGTCGAGATATTTCTGAAGCTGATGCGAATCGGGTGATTGACCAGATTGAAGCGGCACGAAACAACGTGCTGCAACGGGCTGAGCGCATTCAAATGGAAGCCCAACGGCGATTGGAAACCGTCAAGCGCCAGGCCCAACTTCAGATGGAAGAAACCCGCAAAGCCGCCGCCGCCGCCGCCTGGTGGTTGTTCATGACGGCATTAATCTCTGCCGTTGCAGCCGCTGGAGCAGGGGCGATCGCCGCCAGTTAA
- a CDS encoding ABC transporter substrate-binding protein — MTTCVTIRQTVLQTFQLRSRSFLMAGFICLLLLLLSGCRPANFRSQAVQGSQLVLSALTDPKTFNYANNQSFPNIFLFTYEGLTRENGVTGEIEPALAESWEISPDQKRVVFTLRKGLKWSDGHPLTVDDVVFTYRDIVANPEIPTDGKDSLRIGSEGLFPQVRKLGDRQVEFLLPEPFAPLLRATAAPDGILIMPKHALEETLRTKGPDGNLKFISTWNTDTPPDQIIVNGPYLLDSYTAGQRLVFRRNPYYWRQDDQGNPLPKVDRIVWQFVESTDTQLLRFRSGELDIMGDSRPLRPEYYSLLKREEKRGNFRVYHGGPWSGILYLAFNLNKAQDASGKPVVDPVKSRWFNNLAFRQAVAYAINRDRININLFRGLGVIQNSPISVQSPYFLSPAEGLKVYAYNPEKARELLLGAGFRYNSQGQLLDAEGNRVRFTLLTNASNLVRVAMGAQIRQDLDQIGIQVDFNAINFNTLGDKLSTTRDWDAHIIGFTGGIDPHGSANFWMSNGASHYFNLKSQPGQQPLQNWEAADYEKEIDRLFIAGARELDESKRKVIYAEFQRLVQEQLPILLLVNDSALMAVRNKVEGLKYTGLPSWGLWNIQELQIKDNAVAH, encoded by the coding sequence GTGACTACTTGTGTGACTATTCGCCAGACAGTTCTCCAAACATTTCAGTTGCGATCGCGGTCCTTCCTGATGGCTGGTTTTATTTGCCTGCTGCTGTTGTTGCTTTCAGGTTGCCGCCCAGCAAACTTTCGTTCCCAGGCGGTACAGGGTTCCCAGCTTGTTTTGAGTGCCCTGACCGATCCTAAAACCTTTAACTATGCCAATAATCAATCCTTTCCCAATATCTTTCTGTTCACCTACGAGGGATTGACCCGCGAAAACGGCGTGACAGGGGAAATTGAGCCAGCTCTGGCAGAATCCTGGGAAATTTCCCCCGATCAAAAGCGCGTGGTGTTTACCTTACGAAAGGGGCTGAAATGGTCAGATGGCCATCCTCTGACTGTCGATGATGTGGTGTTTACCTATCGAGATATTGTTGCCAATCCCGAAATTCCTACAGATGGCAAGGACAGTCTTCGCATTGGTTCTGAAGGGTTGTTTCCCCAGGTGCGTAAGTTGGGCGATCGCCAGGTCGAGTTTCTTTTGCCAGAACCCTTTGCGCCCCTGCTCCGGGCAACCGCTGCTCCCGATGGCATCCTGATTATGCCCAAACATGCCCTGGAGGAAACCCTGCGCACAAAAGGCCCCGATGGTAATTTGAAATTCATTTCCACCTGGAACACCGATACCCCCCCTGACCAGATCATTGTCAACGGTCCCTATCTGCTGGACAGCTACACCGCCGGTCAACGCCTGGTGTTTCGTAGGAATCCCTACTACTGGCGTCAGGACGACCAGGGCAATCCCTTACCTAAAGTGGATCGAATAGTCTGGCAGTTTGTTGAAAGCACCGATACCCAGCTTCTGCGCTTCCGTTCCGGTGAGTTGGATATCATGGGCGATTCCCGTCCCCTGCGTCCAGAATATTACTCGCTGCTGAAGCGGGAAGAAAAGCGCGGTAACTTTCGGGTGTATCATGGCGGCCCCTGGTCAGGCATCCTCTATCTGGCATTTAACCTGAACAAAGCCCAGGATGCCAGCGGCAAGCCAGTGGTTGACCCGGTGAAGTCCCGCTGGTTTAATAATCTGGCGTTCCGGCAGGCAGTGGCTTATGCGATTAACCGCGATCGCATCAACATCAACCTGTTTCGGGGTCTGGGCGTAATTCAGAACTCCCCGATTTCGGTGCAAAGCCCCTATTTTCTGTCTCCCGCAGAGGGATTGAAAGTCTATGCCTATAATCCAGAAAAAGCCAGAGAACTGCTGCTGGGAGCAGGCTTCCGATACAATTCCCAGGGGCAATTATTGGATGCAGAGGGCAATCGGGTACGGTTCACACTCCTGACCAATGCCAGCAACCTGGTACGGGTGGCCATGGGTGCCCAGATCCGGCAAGACCTGGATCAGATTGGTATTCAGGTAGATTTTAATGCCATCAACTTCAATACTCTGGGTGACAAACTGTCAACCACACGGGATTGGGATGCCCACATCATCGGCTTCACTGGCGGCATCGACCCCCACGGTTCGGCCAACTTCTGGATGAGCAATGGAGCTTCCCATTATTTCAACTTGAAGTCCCAACCTGGACAACAACCCCTCCAGAATTGGGAAGCCGCTGACTACGAAAAAGAAATCGATCGCCTGTTTATTGCGGGTGCCAGGGAACTCGATGAATCGAAACGAAAAGTAATTTATGCAGAATTTCAGCGTCTCGTCCAGGAGCAACTCCCAATTTTGCTCCTGGTGAACGATTCTGCTCTGATGGCAGTCCGCAATAAGGTTGAAGGTTTGAAGTACACAGGCTTACCCAGTTGGGGCTTGTGGAATATCCAGGAACTTCAGATCAAAGACAATGCGGTTGCCCATTGA
- a CDS encoding DUF1810 domain-containing protein, which produces MEDGKQADSTDDLYDLKRFLQAQETDYERALSEIRNGRKRSHWMWYIFPQFDGLGFSQTSKRYSIKSIAEAKAYLSHPVLGPRLIECIEATRSIEGRSAYEIFGSPDDMKLKSCATLFAYVSSPGSVFDRLLDRFFQGDRDRKTLSLLNRHHS; this is translated from the coding sequence ATGGAAGATGGGAAACAAGCCGATAGCACGGACGATCTGTACGACCTGAAGCGCTTCTTGCAAGCCCAGGAAACTGATTACGAACGGGCACTGTCCGAGATCAGGAATGGACGGAAACGCTCTCACTGGATGTGGTATATCTTTCCTCAATTCGACGGTCTGGGGTTCAGTCAGACTTCTAAACGATATTCGATTAAAAGCATTGCAGAAGCTAAGGCTTATCTGAGCCATCCTGTTCTCGGTCCACGATTGATAGAGTGCATTGAGGCAACCCGCAGCATCGAGGGGCGCTCCGCATACGAGATTTTTGGATCCCCTGACGATATGAAGTTGAAATCCTGTGCCACTCTGTTTGCATACGTGTCGTCTCCAGGGTCAGTGTTTGACCGGCTCCTTGACAGGTTCTTTCAGGGCGATCGCGATCGTAAAACACTCAGCCTGCTTAACCGGCATCATTCATGA
- a CDS encoding FAD-dependent oxidoreductase produces MVSLNSRIGIVGAGTSGVYLANLLLQQGFQVTVFEKAPYPRTEGCGIFLVQAGMEALHQGNPEICNQIIHAGSPVRCFEFRNLRGDVISSESVTNASHELPGMLVHRTAILEALLRPLPPECLHCGVDLQSITQTAHSVTAHFKDGSEWEGDLLVGADGIVSKVRQFVVPGVELCYLGDLVWRGVVTDKVFCPEGNFIVYVRGRGIYANFFDIGGDRTHWGFFIEKDLEDSERGSLRPQNSLIPARELAKLPKEARAVIEATPPEHIVSRYSYDIPPLPRLCQGRIVLIGDAAHAKSPTRARGMTAGFEDALSLVRHLVSSAQIEVAVEAYQTERKPIVHEYQRTSREMSQKIGRRHKQAA; encoded by the coding sequence ATGGTTTCTCTAAATAGCCGTATTGGTATTGTTGGTGCTGGAACATCGGGGGTTTATCTTGCAAACTTGCTACTCCAGCAGGGGTTTCAGGTAACTGTGTTTGAGAAAGCACCCTATCCGCGCACCGAGGGATGTGGGATTTTCCTGGTGCAGGCAGGGATGGAAGCTCTCCACCAGGGCAATCCTGAAATTTGCAACCAGATCATTCACGCGGGTTCACCCGTCAGGTGCTTCGAGTTCCGTAACCTGCGGGGTGACGTTATCAGTTCCGAGTCGGTCACCAATGCCAGCCATGAACTGCCGGGGATGCTGGTCCATCGCACGGCAATTCTGGAAGCCCTGCTTCGCCCACTGCCGCCTGAGTGTCTCCATTGTGGTGTTGATTTACAATCCATCACCCAGACGGCCCACAGCGTCACAGCCCATTTTAAGGACGGCAGCGAATGGGAAGGGGATCTGCTGGTAGGAGCAGATGGCATTGTTTCTAAGGTGCGTCAGTTTGTTGTCCCTGGAGTAGAGCTTTGCTACCTCGGCGATCTGGTCTGGCGGGGGGTTGTTACTGATAAGGTATTTTGCCCGGAAGGCAACTTCATTGTGTATGTCCGAGGGCGGGGTATTTATGCCAATTTCTTCGACATCGGTGGCGATCGCACCCACTGGGGATTCTTCATTGAAAAAGACCTGGAAGACAGTGAAAGAGGTAGTCTCAGACCCCAAAACTCGCTCATCCCTGCCAGGGAACTGGCAAAACTCCCCAAAGAAGCCCGTGCTGTGATTGAGGCCACCCCACCTGAACACATCGTCAGCCGCTACTCCTACGATATTCCTCCCTTGCCTCGCCTGTGTCAGGGACGGATTGTTTTGATTGGCGATGCTGCCCATGCTAAAAGCCCAACCCGCGCTCGCGGCATGACCGCCGGATTTGAAGATGCACTGTCCCTGGTACGCCACCTTGTCTCCTCTGCTCAGATAGAGGTGGCCGTAGAAGCCTATCAGACAGAACGGAAACCAATTGTGCATGAATATCAGCGCACCAGTCGTGAAATGAGTCAAAAAATTGGTCGCCGGCATAAGCAAGCCGCTTAA
- a CDS encoding class I SAM-dependent methyltransferase — translation MTQSTDPLSGQHWATYYQAVEGRPPRDTLLKALDQFDAEPSSAEPRLAVDLGCGDGRDTVELLRRGWRVLAIDGEQEAFDRLLKRPDLQPARLQTQRIRFEELTLPPAIDLINASFCLTFCPPTNFPHLWDTIVTSLKPGGRFCGQLFGDRDSWIIYPNRTHHSREQVEALLQPFEVEWLEEEEHPGVTAIGEQKHWHLFHIVARVIKRTSLT, via the coding sequence ATGACTCAATCGACTGATCCTCTCTCCGGGCAGCACTGGGCGACCTACTATCAAGCGGTGGAAGGCCGCCCACCCCGCGACACCCTGCTTAAAGCGTTAGATCAGTTTGACGCAGAACCGTCCTCTGCTGAACCCCGTCTGGCCGTAGATCTGGGTTGTGGAGATGGACGCGACACCGTAGAGTTGCTGCGACGGGGCTGGCGTGTTTTAGCCATTGATGGGGAACAGGAAGCTTTTGATCGCCTGCTCAAGCGTCCTGATCTTCAGCCTGCCCGGTTGCAAACACAACGAATCCGCTTTGAGGAATTGACCTTACCTCCGGCGATTGATCTGATCAATGCCAGCTTTTGCCTCACCTTCTGTCCACCCACCAATTTTCCGCACTTGTGGGACACCATTGTTACATCGCTCAAACCAGGAGGACGTTTCTGTGGGCAATTGTTTGGCGATCGAGATTCCTGGATCATCTATCCCAACCGGACCCATCACAGTCGCGAACAGGTTGAAGCCCTGCTCCAGCCCTTTGAGGTCGAGTGGTTAGAGGAAGAAGAACATCCGGGTGTCACCGCGATTGGGGAGCAGAAACACTGGCATCTTTTTCACATTGTTGCGAGGGTCATCAAACGTACCTCACTCACTTGA
- a CDS encoding cysteine desulfurase family protein codes for MPTSDPTIYLDYHATTPVDRRVADRVYHFMTQEFGNASSVDHEWGDRAEAAIKQAAQHAAALIGASPREIVWTSGATESINLAIQGSLPTLLAPPGRGAGGEGKHRIGLMPIEHKAVLDTCRALGKRGWAELIYLQVDSRGRLDLEHLEQVCAGGLSLLCVMAANNEIGNIYPIQAIAQIAQRYNIPFLCDGSQAVGKIPIRFTDWGLTYLAISAHKFYGPKGVGALVVRRGHHLEPLIFGGGHQRGMRSGTLNVPGIVGLGEACRLRSLEMEADEPAIAAKRDRLQELLVEKIPDLVVNGDVDHRLAGNLHIAMPGIPNSAIIARVRHQLAISTGSACSSGVETPSHVLQALNLPEGLIDGALRIGIGKFTTYEEIERTATILHKTVAFFK; via the coding sequence GTGCCAACTTCTGACCCCACAATTTACCTCGACTACCATGCCACCACCCCCGTCGATCGCCGCGTCGCTGATCGCGTCTATCACTTCATGACGCAGGAGTTTGGCAATGCCAGCAGTGTGGATCATGAGTGGGGCGATCGCGCCGAAGCTGCCATCAAGCAGGCTGCCCAACACGCTGCTGCCCTGATTGGAGCTTCACCGCGGGAAATTGTCTGGACATCGGGTGCAACCGAGAGTATCAATCTGGCGATTCAGGGCAGCCTTCCGACTCTTCTCGCCCCGCCTGGAAGAGGGGCTGGGGGTGAGGGCAAACACCGCATTGGCCTGATGCCGATCGAACACAAAGCCGTCCTCGATACCTGTCGTGCGTTGGGAAAAAGAGGTTGGGCTGAGTTAATTTATCTACAGGTGGATTCCAGAGGCAGACTTGACCTGGAACATTTGGAGCAAGTCTGTGCGGGGGGACTGTCCCTGCTCTGTGTCATGGCAGCTAACAACGAGATTGGTAATATTTACCCGATTCAGGCGATCGCTCAAATTGCTCAACGCTACAACATCCCTTTTCTATGTGACGGCTCTCAGGCAGTCGGGAAAATTCCAATTCGATTTACAGACTGGGGACTGACCTATCTCGCGATTTCTGCCCATAAATTCTACGGACCCAAAGGTGTTGGAGCACTCGTTGTTCGCAGGGGGCATCATTTGGAGCCATTGATCTTTGGTGGCGGTCATCAGCGAGGAATGCGATCGGGCACGCTCAATGTGCCAGGGATTGTAGGGTTGGGAGAAGCGTGTCGGTTGCGATCGCTGGAAATGGAAGCAGATGAGCCGGCGATCGCGGCTAAACGTGACAGGCTCCAGGAATTACTTGTAGAAAAAATTCCTGACCTGGTAGTCAATGGAGATGTCGATCATCGTCTGGCAGGTAATTTACACATTGCAATGCCAGGTATTCCCAACAGTGCCATCATTGCGAGAGTTCGCCACCAACTGGCTATCTCAACGGGTTCAGCCTGCTCTTCTGGAGTTGAAACTCCATCCCACGTCCTGCAGGCTCTCAATTTACCTGAAGGTTTAATCGATGGGGCACTGCGTATTGGTATTGGGAAATTTACAACTTATGAGGAAATAGAGCGCACTGCAACTATCCTTCATAAGACTGTAGCGTTTTTCAAGTGA